Proteins from a genomic interval of Amycolatopsis sp. cg13:
- a CDS encoding DUF1707 domain-containing protein, with the protein MTEVPSPQLRISDQERESALNALGEHMSAGRIDIDEFGERSARITAAKTRGELGELFTDLPVPHPVFGAGATAAPEPPAAPPPPMPVPQPAASGEVAARQPEWSAGQRAVAALIPLVWIAAIALIATGTAGWPVIFAPIALTAVGRALWGKGFEHHDHHHRHDRHRERREEFRAMRDEHRRQRRLDP; encoded by the coding sequence GTGACTGAGGTTCCGTCTCCGCAGCTGCGGATCAGCGACCAGGAGCGAGAGTCCGCGCTGAATGCGCTCGGTGAGCACATGAGCGCGGGGCGGATCGACATCGACGAGTTCGGCGAGCGTTCCGCCCGGATCACCGCGGCCAAGACCCGCGGCGAACTGGGCGAACTGTTCACCGACCTGCCGGTGCCGCATCCGGTGTTCGGCGCGGGCGCGACCGCCGCGCCAGAACCGCCCGCGGCGCCACCGCCGCCGATGCCCGTGCCGCAGCCCGCGGCGTCCGGCGAGGTGGCCGCGCGGCAGCCGGAGTGGTCGGCCGGGCAACGCGCCGTCGCCGCCTTGATTCCGCTGGTGTGGATCGCGGCGATCGCCTTGATCGCCACCGGCACCGCGGGCTGGCCGGTGATCTTCGCGCCGATCGCGCTCACCGCGGTCGGCCGCGCGCTCTGGGGCAAGGGTTTCGAGCACCACGACCATCACCACCGCCACGACCGGCACCGGGAACGCCGCGAGGAGTTCCGGGCGATGCGCGACGAACACCGGCGGCAGCGCCGTCTGGACCCCTGA
- a CDS encoding biotin carboxylase N-terminal domain-containing protein, whose product MSEQDTASTGGPVTKILVANRGEIAVRVIRAAKDAGLQSVAVYADPDRDAPHVRLADEAFALGGNTAAESYLAIDKILDAAKRAGADSVHPGYGFLSENAEFAQAVLDAGLTWIGPSPQSIRDLGDKVTARHIAMRAGAPLVPGTKEPVKDADEIIAFADEHGLPVAIKAAFGGGGRGLKVARTREEIPELFESATREAVAAFGRGECFVERYLDKPRHVEAQVLADQHGNAIVVGTRDCSLQRRHQKLVEEAPAPYLSDDQRARIHESAKAICKEAGYYGAGTVEYLVAVDGTISFLEVNTRLQVEHPVSEETTGIDLVREMFRIARGEKLRITEDPTPRGHSIEFRINGEDAGRGFLPAPGTVTKFVAPSGPGVRVDSGVESGSVIGGQFDSMLAKLIVTGSDRQNALERSRRALAEFEVEGMATVLPFDRVIVDDPAFIGDDNGFSVHTRWIETEFDNKIEPFVAPDVEAEEEAPRQNVVVEVGGRRLEVSLPGGFALEGGGAPAATKAKPRKRAGGAKAAVSGDAVTAPMQGTIVKIAVEEGQHVEAGELIVVLEAMKMENPVTAHKAGTVTGLSVEIGSAVTQGTQLLELKD is encoded by the coding sequence GTGAGCGAGCAGGACACCGCGAGCACAGGCGGTCCGGTGACCAAGATCCTGGTCGCGAACCGGGGCGAGATCGCGGTTCGCGTGATCCGGGCCGCGAAGGACGCGGGCTTGCAGAGCGTGGCCGTGTACGCCGACCCGGACCGCGACGCTCCGCACGTGCGCCTCGCCGACGAGGCGTTCGCCCTCGGCGGGAACACCGCGGCCGAGAGCTACCTCGCGATCGACAAGATCCTCGACGCCGCCAAGCGGGCCGGCGCCGACTCGGTCCACCCCGGCTACGGCTTCCTCTCCGAGAACGCCGAGTTCGCCCAGGCCGTCCTCGACGCGGGCCTGACCTGGATCGGGCCGAGCCCGCAGTCGATCCGCGACCTCGGCGACAAGGTGACCGCGCGGCACATCGCGATGCGCGCGGGCGCGCCGCTGGTGCCCGGCACCAAGGAGCCGGTGAAGGACGCCGACGAGATCATCGCGTTCGCCGACGAGCACGGCCTGCCGGTCGCGATCAAGGCGGCGTTCGGCGGCGGCGGCCGCGGCCTGAAGGTCGCCCGCACCCGCGAAGAAATCCCCGAACTGTTCGAGTCCGCGACGCGCGAGGCGGTGGCCGCGTTCGGCCGCGGCGAGTGCTTCGTGGAGCGCTACCTGGACAAGCCGCGGCACGTCGAGGCGCAGGTGCTGGCCGACCAGCACGGCAACGCGATCGTCGTCGGCACCCGCGACTGCTCGCTGCAGCGCCGCCACCAGAAGCTGGTGGAAGAGGCCCCCGCGCCGTACCTGTCCGACGACCAGCGCGCCCGGATCCACGAATCCGCCAAGGCCATCTGCAAGGAGGCCGGCTACTACGGCGCGGGCACCGTCGAGTACCTCGTCGCGGTCGACGGCACCATTTCCTTCCTTGAGGTGAACACCCGGCTGCAGGTCGAGCACCCGGTTTCGGAAGAGACCACCGGCATCGACCTGGTCCGCGAGATGTTCCGCATCGCGCGCGGCGAGAAGCTCCGGATCACCGAGGACCCCACGCCGCGCGGTCACTCGATCGAGTTCCGCATCAACGGCGAGGACGCGGGCCGCGGCTTTCTGCCCGCACCGGGCACGGTCACGAAGTTCGTGGCCCCGTCCGGTCCTGGCGTGCGCGTCGACTCCGGCGTCGAGTCCGGCAGCGTGATCGGCGGCCAGTTCGACTCGATGCTCGCCAAGCTCATCGTCACCGGTTCGGACCGGCAGAACGCGCTCGAGCGCAGCCGTCGTGCGCTGGCCGAGTTCGAGGTCGAGGGCATGGCCACGGTGCTGCCGTTCGACCGCGTGATCGTCGACGACCCCGCGTTCATCGGCGACGACAACGGCTTCAGCGTGCACACCCGCTGGATCGAGACCGAGTTCGACAACAAGATCGAGCCGTTCGTCGCGCCGGACGTCGAGGCCGAGGAAGAGGCGCCGCGGCAGAACGTCGTGGTCGAGGTCGGCGGACGCCGGCTCGAGGTTTCGCTGCCGGGCGGGTTCGCCCTCGAAGGCGGCGGCGCGCCCGCGGCGACGAAAGCCAAGCCGCGCAAGCGGGCCGGCGGCGCGAAGGCGGCGGTGAGTGGCGACGCGGTCACCGCGCCGATGCAGGGCACGATCGTGAAGATCGCGGTCGAGGAAGGCCAGCACGTCGAGGCGGGCGAGCTGATCGTGGTCCTCGAAGCGATGAAGATGGAGAACCCGGTAACCGCACACAAAGCGGGCACCGTCACCGGGCTTTCGGTCGAGATCGGCTCCGCGGTCACGCAGGGAACGCAACTCTTGGAGCTCAAGGACTGA
- a CDS encoding PadR family transcriptional regulator produces the protein MVAAKLTALGVAVLELLHERPMHPYEMAQLMRERHVEARVKLKAGSLYHTVDRLQRNGFVDVVETQRDGRRPERTVYAMTAAGKDAFQERARQMLGDVVPDYSDVLSGLAVIDDLGRDVALLELEHRMTALRAAVASDEVLIDRLESDGTPEIYWLDFRYSAAQRKFELAWIEQLFADLDSGRIPFQDKKLKLKEDHERKTS, from the coding sequence ATGGTCGCGGCCAAGCTCACGGCGCTGGGCGTCGCCGTGCTCGAGCTGCTGCACGAGCGGCCGATGCACCCGTACGAAATGGCCCAGCTGATGCGGGAACGGCATGTCGAAGCCCGCGTGAAGCTCAAGGCCGGTTCGCTCTATCACACGGTGGATCGCTTGCAGCGCAACGGTTTCGTCGACGTCGTCGAAACCCAGCGAGACGGCAGGCGGCCGGAGCGCACGGTGTACGCCATGACGGCCGCTGGCAAGGACGCCTTCCAGGAACGAGCCCGGCAAATGCTGGGCGACGTGGTGCCGGACTACAGCGACGTACTCAGCGGACTCGCCGTGATCGACGATCTGGGGCGCGACGTGGCGCTGCTCGAACTGGAGCACCGGATGACCGCGCTGCGCGCGGCCGTGGCCTCCGACGAGGTGCTCATCGACCGGCTGGAATCCGACGGCACCCCCGAAATCTATTGGCTCGACTTCCGCTACAGCGCGGCACAGCGGAAGTTCGAGCTCGCGTGGATCGAGCAGCTGTTCGCGGATCTCGACAGCGGCCGGATCCCTTTCCAGGACAAGAAACTCAAGCTCAAGGAAGACCATGAACGCAAGACCAGTTAA
- a CDS encoding acyl-CoA carboxylase epsilon subunit, with translation MTDTPLLRVVRGNPDDAELAALTAVVAAAASASPPAPARRRTSWWGDRSAALHAPLAAGDGAWRASSLPR, from the coding sequence ATGACGGACACTCCCCTGCTCCGCGTAGTCCGCGGCAACCCGGACGACGCCGAACTCGCCGCGCTCACCGCAGTGGTGGCCGCTGCTGCTTCGGCATCGCCGCCCGCTCCGGCACGGCGTCGTACGTCATGGTGGGGCGACCGGTCGGCCGCGCTGCACGCGCCTCTGGCCGCTGGTGACGGGGCCTGGCGCGCCTCGTCGTTGCCTCGCTGA
- a CDS encoding DUF1707 domain-containing protein, whose product MPDLRLSDDERQDALDVLSEHVRTGRLDIDEYGSRSAKVTSAKLVSELVPLFDDLPSPRPSALLATARPVSAVPPPGNGKVGSFVMRYSVPLSIALAVIVLIVTRGRLLIVFALPLLLILLSGWRRR is encoded by the coding sequence ATGCCTGACCTGCGGTTGAGCGACGACGAACGGCAGGACGCGCTCGACGTCCTCTCCGAGCACGTCCGCACCGGACGCCTCGACATCGACGAGTACGGCAGCCGCTCGGCGAAGGTCACGTCGGCCAAGCTGGTGAGCGAACTGGTGCCGCTGTTCGACGACCTGCCCTCGCCGCGCCCGAGCGCGCTGCTGGCCACCGCCCGGCCGGTTTCGGCCGTGCCGCCCCCCGGAAACGGCAAGGTCGGGTCGTTCGTGATGCGGTATTCGGTGCCGCTTTCGATCGCACTGGCGGTCATCGTGCTCATCGTGACGCGCGGACGGCTACTGATCGTGTTCGCGCTGCCGTTGCTGCTGATCCTGCTCAGCGGATGGCGACGCCGCTGA
- a CDS encoding tyrosine-protein phosphatase produces the protein MGENRAVDWEGFFNTRDLGGLPTRSGPSTESARFYRSASLRFVTDAGWASARESGLRTIVDLRNPVEISTYAVTVPPGMTRCEVPLDDIEDTEFWQYIADEQLDGTPLYYRVFLDRKAERCATVLKTLARAEGGVLFHCTSGRDRTGLVSLLLLTLADVDPEAIAADYALSTEAVLPLYRALGVEDQTALLEAALTRRQTTIREAVIKTLDGFDVTEYLVRAGMAADEVDRLRDRLSR, from the coding sequence ATGGGCGAGAACCGGGCAGTCGACTGGGAAGGCTTCTTCAACACCCGAGACCTCGGCGGGCTCCCGACCCGATCCGGTCCCAGCACCGAATCCGCGCGCTTCTACCGCTCCGCTAGCCTCCGCTTCGTCACTGACGCGGGCTGGGCCAGCGCGCGCGAATCCGGCCTCCGCACCATCGTCGACCTGCGCAACCCCGTCGAGATCAGCACCTACGCCGTCACCGTGCCACCCGGGATGACCCGCTGCGAAGTTCCGCTGGACGACATCGAAGACACCGAGTTCTGGCAGTACATCGCCGACGAGCAGCTTGACGGAACCCCGCTGTACTACCGCGTTTTCCTTGACCGCAAAGCAGAACGCTGCGCAACCGTCCTGAAAACGCTGGCCCGAGCCGAAGGAGGAGTGCTCTTCCACTGCACTTCCGGCCGGGACCGCACCGGCCTCGTCTCGCTCCTCCTGCTGACACTGGCCGACGTCGACCCGGAAGCCATCGCCGCCGACTACGCCCTCTCGACCGAAGCCGTCCTGCCGCTGTACCGGGCGCTAGGCGTCGAAGACCAAACCGCGCTGCTCGAAGCAGCCTTGACCCGCCGCCAAACGACCATCCGCGAAGCCGTCATCAAGACCCTCGACGGCTTCGACGTCACCGAATACCTCGTCCGCGCCGGAATGGCCGCGGACGAGGTAGACCGCCTGCGGGACCGGCTCAGTCGGTGA
- a CDS encoding dicarboxylate/amino acid:cation symporter, translated as MSFVRTYTKPRVFAAAVLGSLVVGAGLGVLARTTEAGWLTDTLDHIGTIFTTLLQIAVIPLVFTAIVVGINSLRGLGGGRTAARLGGKTVLWFAITSLIASLVGIAIGKLFNPGSGGLGEGVAATAKNADKAAKSMSHWGSWDAFIKGLLPENFFSAFAEGSTLQVLFLAVVIGAAAYSLGDKAKPFVDFTTSVFEIIQRYLGWIVRLAPIGIIGLIGAAVSNYGDALFRPLLSTTLAVYVGCLLILFVVYPILLQFVAKVSPLTFFAKAGTAIQFAFASQSSSATLPLTRQSAVNLGVDPGYAAFATPLASATKMDGCAAVFPAIGAIFIANLAGVPLSFGQYVGIVVVAVLGALATAGTTGWLTALTLTTAFIGLDAKQVAIGIALIYSVNPIMDMMRTATNVAGQIVVPTIVARSEGLLDDEILSTQTARPNHRDEGGAARPATA; from the coding sequence ATGTCCTTCGTCAGGACGTACACCAAACCGCGCGTGTTCGCCGCGGCCGTGCTCGGTTCGCTTGTCGTGGGCGCCGGCCTCGGCGTGCTCGCGCGGACGACCGAAGCCGGCTGGCTGACCGACACCCTCGACCACATCGGCACGATCTTCACGACCCTGCTGCAGATCGCGGTCATCCCGCTGGTCTTCACCGCGATCGTGGTCGGCATCAACAGCCTCCGCGGCCTCGGCGGCGGCCGCACCGCCGCGCGGCTCGGCGGCAAGACCGTGCTGTGGTTCGCGATCACGTCGCTGATCGCCTCGCTGGTCGGGATCGCGATCGGCAAGCTGTTCAACCCCGGCTCCGGCGGGCTCGGCGAGGGCGTCGCGGCCACCGCGAAGAACGCCGACAAGGCCGCGAAGAGCATGAGCCACTGGGGTTCCTGGGACGCCTTCATCAAGGGCCTGCTGCCGGAGAACTTCTTCTCCGCTTTCGCTGAAGGCAGCACGCTCCAGGTGCTCTTCCTCGCCGTCGTGATCGGCGCCGCCGCCTACAGCCTCGGCGACAAGGCGAAGCCGTTCGTCGACTTCACCACCAGTGTCTTCGAAATCATCCAGCGCTACCTCGGCTGGATCGTGCGGCTCGCGCCCATCGGCATCATCGGCCTGATCGGCGCCGCGGTCTCCAACTACGGCGACGCGCTGTTCCGTCCGCTGCTGTCGACCACGCTCGCGGTGTACGTCGGCTGCCTGCTGATCCTGTTCGTGGTCTACCCGATCCTGCTGCAGTTCGTCGCGAAGGTGAGCCCGCTGACGTTCTTCGCCAAGGCGGGCACCGCGATCCAGTTCGCGTTCGCTTCGCAGTCGAGCTCGGCGACGCTGCCGCTGACCCGGCAGTCCGCGGTGAACCTCGGCGTCGACCCCGGATACGCCGCCTTCGCCACGCCGCTCGCCAGCGCGACCAAAATGGACGGTTGCGCCGCGGTGTTCCCGGCGATCGGCGCGATCTTCATCGCCAACCTCGCCGGGGTGCCGCTGAGCTTCGGGCAGTACGTCGGCATCGTGGTCGTCGCCGTGCTCGGCGCGCTCGCCACCGCGGGCACCACCGGCTGGCTGACCGCGCTCACCCTGACCACCGCGTTCATCGGCCTCGACGCCAAGCAGGTCGCGATCGGCATCGCGCTGATCTACTCGGTGAACCCGATCATGGACATGATGCGCACGGCCACGAATGTCGCGGGCCAGATCGTGGTCCCGACCATCGTCGCCCGCAGCGAGGGCCTGCTCGACGACGAGATCCTCAGCACGCAGACCGCTCGCCCGAACCACCGCGACGAGGGCGGCGCCGCCCGTCCCGCGACCGCCTGA
- a CDS encoding TetR/AcrR family transcriptional regulator yields MGDVTEPGERRHHGNRYGRSENARRAVLHAVDDLLVEVGFARLTMEGIAAKAGVGKQTVYRWWPSKVDILLEALGDDLVEELSPPDTGDLRKDLCAHLAAIASFLTAADAGAVFRTLLGQAQHDPDLARRLREDHIRGQHARDRLPLERAVARGELPSDTDLDTAVEQLVGPIHYRVLVTGAPVPPEFTDGLVERYLREHRPE; encoded by the coding sequence GTGGGCGACGTCACTGAGCCCGGCGAGCGCCGGCATCACGGGAACCGGTACGGCCGCAGCGAGAACGCGCGCCGAGCGGTCTTGCACGCGGTCGACGATCTGCTGGTGGAGGTCGGTTTCGCCCGGCTCACGATGGAGGGCATCGCGGCCAAGGCCGGGGTCGGGAAGCAGACCGTCTACCGCTGGTGGCCGTCCAAAGTGGACATTCTGCTCGAAGCCCTCGGCGACGACCTCGTCGAGGAACTCTCCCCGCCCGACACCGGTGATCTCCGCAAGGACCTCTGCGCGCACCTCGCCGCGATCGCGTCCTTCCTGACTGCCGCCGACGCCGGTGCGGTGTTCCGCACGCTGCTCGGCCAGGCGCAGCACGACCCGGATCTGGCGCGACGGCTGCGCGAGGACCACATCCGCGGCCAGCACGCGCGCGACCGGCTTCCGCTCGAACGCGCTGTCGCCCGCGGCGAACTGCCGTCGGACACCGACCTGGACACGGCGGTCGAACAGCTCGTCGGGCCGATCCATTACCGGGTGCTGGTCACGGGTGCACCAGTGCCGCCGGAGTTCACAGATGGCCTGGTTGAGCGATACCTCCGGGAGCATCGCCCCGAGTAG
- a CDS encoding nucleoside triphosphate pyrophosphatase, with protein sequence MRLVLASQSPARLSVLRSAGLDPAVVVSGVDEDAVAAALTDPAPAELVTALAKAKANAVVEMVSEPDAVIVACDSMLSIGGEMVGKPANAEVAKQRWAKMAGSSGVLLTGHAVVRLDGGQRTKEASGTRSTTVHFANPGQAEIDAYVATGEPLHVAGAFTLDALGGWFVEGVEGDPSSVIGISLPLLRQLLAEVGVSVTEMWK encoded by the coding sequence GTGCGTCTAGTCCTCGCCTCCCAGTCCCCCGCCCGCCTCTCCGTGCTGCGCAGCGCCGGTCTCGACCCGGCTGTCGTCGTGTCCGGCGTCGACGAGGACGCCGTTGCCGCCGCGCTCACCGATCCCGCCCCGGCCGAACTCGTCACGGCGCTCGCCAAAGCCAAGGCCAACGCCGTCGTCGAGATGGTTTCCGAACCCGACGCCGTGATCGTCGCTTGCGATTCCATGCTTTCCATCGGCGGCGAGATGGTCGGCAAGCCCGCCAACGCCGAGGTCGCCAAGCAGCGCTGGGCGAAGATGGCCGGCAGCTCCGGCGTCCTGCTCACCGGGCACGCCGTCGTCCGGCTCGACGGCGGGCAGCGCACCAAGGAAGCCTCCGGCACGCGGTCCACCACCGTGCACTTCGCCAATCCCGGCCAGGCCGAGATCGACGCCTATGTCGCCACCGGCGAACCGCTGCACGTCGCGGGGGCGTTCACGCTCGACGCGCTCGGCGGGTGGTTCGTCGAGGGCGTCGAGGGCGACCCCTCCAGCGTGATCGGGATCAGCCTTCCGCTGCTGCGCCAGCTCCTCGCCGAGGTGGGCGTCAGCGTCACCGAGATGTGGAAATAG
- a CDS encoding MFS transporter, with translation MCSACGVPTHQPEAEAAPAAPRKFAALYNKDCRPYLIGTGLAMMADNVEHVITYWVLWEKFQSPALTGFEVISHWVPFLLFSVYFGGLADRHDCRRIIQAAQVLFMAVSAAWGVLILTDTLEVWSACVLLILHGCAGAIWGPGEQLMLHDFVGPAELPSAVRLNATFRSLGILFGPVVGSALLLGLGPVAGIFVNVAFYLPLTIFLFRTKFTGHTRDGGIIRRPRVGLMDSVRVLKEISGNPTMVGMIILAGLGAFFVGASMQSSMPIFAQDLGAGSAGTAYGVLLFANGAGGVIGGILLEATGKIKPNVPAAVISTAIYGISSLFFAMTASYPIAVALLVIGGVANLASMSIGQTVVQLLAKPEERGRVIGVYSVSANGLRAGSGFTVGLLGSAVGVHWSLGLSAAALTVGTGIAGWYSLGSRRARQLHQVTD, from the coding sequence ATGTGTTCCGCGTGCGGGGTGCCGACGCACCAACCCGAAGCCGAGGCTGCCCCCGCGGCCCCGCGCAAATTCGCCGCGCTTTACAACAAGGATTGCCGTCCATACCTGATCGGCACCGGCCTCGCCATGATGGCCGACAACGTCGAGCACGTCATCACCTACTGGGTGCTGTGGGAGAAGTTCCAGTCGCCCGCGCTGACCGGGTTCGAGGTGATCAGCCACTGGGTGCCGTTCCTGCTGTTCTCGGTGTATTTCGGCGGACTGGCCGACCGGCACGACTGCCGCCGGATCATCCAGGCCGCGCAGGTGCTGTTCATGGCGGTGTCCGCGGCGTGGGGCGTGCTGATCCTCACCGACACCCTCGAGGTGTGGAGTGCCTGCGTACTGCTGATTTTGCACGGCTGCGCGGGCGCGATCTGGGGCCCGGGCGAACAGCTGATGCTGCACGATTTCGTCGGACCGGCCGAATTGCCGAGCGCGGTCCGGCTCAACGCGACCTTCCGCAGCCTGGGCATTCTCTTCGGCCCGGTCGTCGGCTCGGCCCTGCTGCTCGGACTCGGGCCGGTGGCGGGCATTTTCGTGAACGTCGCGTTCTACCTGCCGCTGACCATCTTCCTGTTCCGCACCAAGTTCACCGGCCACACGCGAGACGGCGGAATCATCCGCCGGCCACGGGTCGGACTGATGGATTCGGTGCGGGTACTGAAGGAAATCAGCGGTAACCCGACCATGGTCGGGATGATCATCCTCGCCGGGCTCGGCGCGTTCTTCGTCGGCGCTTCAATGCAGAGTTCGATGCCGATTTTCGCGCAGGACCTGGGCGCGGGCAGCGCCGGAACCGCGTACGGCGTGCTGCTGTTCGCCAACGGCGCGGGTGGCGTGATCGGCGGGATCCTGTTGGAGGCGACCGGAAAGATCAAACCGAACGTGCCCGCGGCGGTGATCAGCACGGCGATCTACGGGATCTCGAGCCTGTTCTTCGCGATGACCGCCAGCTACCCGATCGCGGTGGCACTGCTGGTGATCGGCGGGGTGGCGAACCTGGCGTCGATGTCGATTGGCCAGACCGTCGTGCAGCTGCTGGCGAAACCGGAGGAACGCGGCCGGGTGATCGGCGTGTACAGCGTGTCCGCGAACGGGCTTCGCGCGGGCAGCGGATTCACCGTGGGGCTGCTCGGTTCCGCCGTCGGGGTGCACTGGTCGCTGGGCCTCAGCGCGGCCGCGCTCACCGTCGGCACCGGGATCGCGGGCTGGTATTCGCTGGGCAGCCGCCGGGCACGGCAATTGCACCAGGTCACCGACTGA
- a CDS encoding SAV_915 family protein has product MSVYVVGVTNPNLPPALYLPTGPTGPTTDGQTGANVELRRTPDGRTALVAFTALDRLVDCCGEHQPWILVNTENLALVHQVNPYDVIVLDSELPAELRHQAPAGRV; this is encoded by the coding sequence GTGTCCGTCTATGTTGTCGGAGTGACGAACCCCAATCTGCCCCCGGCCCTTTACCTGCCGACCGGCCCCACCGGCCCGACCACCGACGGCCAGACCGGAGCCAACGTCGAACTGCGCCGCACCCCGGACGGCCGCACCGCGCTGGTCGCGTTCACCGCGCTCGACCGGCTCGTCGACTGCTGCGGCGAGCACCAGCCGTGGATCCTGGTCAACACCGAGAATCTGGCCCTGGTGCACCAGGTCAACCCCTACGACGTCATCGTGCTGGACTCCGAACTACCGGCCGAACTCCGGCATCAGGCCCCGGCCGGACGGGTATAA
- a CDS encoding DHA2 family efflux MFS transporter permease subunit → MNARPVNPWAALSALCIGFFMILLDTTIVSIAVPAMLQHLGAGLNSVVWVISVYLLTYAVPMLFTSRLGDRFGPKRVFVAGLVVFTASSLWCGLSGNVEMLIAARAVQGLGAALMTPQTLAFISHLFPPAKRGAAMGAWGGVAGLATITGPLLGGVLVQHLGWEWIFYVNVPIGVAAIALTLWLVPDWQPKHSHSFDLLGILLSAAGLFCIVFGVQNGQQYDWGTVFGGITVFEIIGAGVVLLVAFVLWQHYNRREPLVPLAVFANRNFSAGTLTATTVGFTMTGMFLPLIIYIQTVLGLSPTMAGLLTAPMSLLSGVIAPFVGRASDRINGKYLVMGGLALLAAGVGIIALQARPDTSPWALIPALLVCGLGVGCIFSPMSNLTMASVEPRLTGTASGIFNTARQVGGVLGSAAIGVLLQARISASITSEAATAAQQLPEQYRVPFTEGIAHAAASTGEFGSSGGPAPIPGLPADLAAQAGRLAGEVVHNGLTDAARATLILPIVVLVLGVLSAAALRRVTPRSHTPAPAVPTPEPAR, encoded by the coding sequence ATGAACGCAAGACCAGTTAACCCGTGGGCCGCGCTCAGCGCGCTCTGCATCGGGTTCTTCATGATCCTGCTGGACACCACGATCGTGTCCATCGCGGTGCCCGCCATGCTGCAGCACCTCGGAGCCGGGCTGAACTCGGTGGTGTGGGTGATCAGCGTCTATCTGCTCACCTACGCCGTGCCGATGCTGTTCACCAGCCGCCTCGGCGACCGCTTCGGCCCGAAGCGCGTCTTCGTCGCCGGGCTGGTCGTTTTCACCGCGTCGTCGCTGTGGTGCGGCCTGTCCGGCAACGTCGAGATGCTGATCGCCGCCCGTGCCGTGCAAGGCCTCGGCGCGGCGCTGATGACGCCGCAGACGCTGGCATTCATCAGCCACCTCTTCCCGCCCGCGAAGCGCGGCGCGGCGATGGGCGCGTGGGGCGGCGTAGCCGGCCTGGCCACGATCACCGGCCCGCTGCTGGGCGGCGTGCTGGTGCAGCACCTCGGCTGGGAGTGGATTTTCTACGTGAACGTGCCGATCGGCGTCGCCGCCATCGCACTCACGCTGTGGCTGGTGCCGGACTGGCAGCCGAAGCACTCGCACTCGTTTGATCTGCTCGGCATTCTGCTGTCCGCCGCCGGACTGTTCTGCATCGTGTTCGGCGTCCAAAATGGACAGCAGTACGACTGGGGCACCGTGTTTGGCGGCATCACAGTCTTCGAAATCATCGGTGCCGGAGTGGTGCTGCTGGTCGCCTTCGTACTGTGGCAGCACTACAACCGCCGCGAACCGCTGGTCCCGCTGGCGGTGTTCGCGAACCGCAACTTCTCCGCGGGCACCCTCACCGCGACCACCGTCGGTTTCACGATGACCGGCATGTTCCTGCCGCTGATCATCTACATCCAGACGGTGCTGGGCCTGTCCCCCACCATGGCCGGCCTGCTCACCGCCCCGATGTCGCTGCTGTCCGGCGTGATCGCCCCGTTCGTAGGCCGCGCCTCGGACCGGATCAACGGCAAATACCTGGTGATGGGCGGCCTCGCCCTGCTCGCCGCGGGCGTGGGCATCATCGCGCTGCAGGCCCGCCCGGACACCAGCCCGTGGGCACTGATCCCGGCCCTTCTGGTGTGCGGCCTAGGCGTCGGCTGCATCTTCTCCCCGATGAGCAACCTGACGATGGCGTCGGTAGAACCACGGCTCACCGGCACCGCATCGGGCATCTTCAACACCGCCCGCCAGGTAGGCGGGGTCCTGGGCAGCGCCGCGATCGGCGTGCTCCTGCAAGCACGGATCAGCGCTTCCATCACGAGCGAAGCCGCCACCGCCGCCCAGCAACTCCCAGAGCAATACCGCGTGCCTTTCACCGAAGGCATCGCCCACGCCGCCGCCTCCACCGGCGAATTCGGCTCCTCCGGCGGCCCCGCCCCGATCCCGGGTCTCCCGGCAGACCTCGCCGCCCAAGCGGGCCGCCTCGCCGGGGAGGTAGTCCACAATGGACTCACCGACGCCGCCCGTGCGACGCTGATCCTGCCGATCGTGGTGCTGGTACTGGGAGTCCTGTCCGCAGCCGCCCTGCGCCGGGTGACGCCCCGATCGCACACGCCAGCACCGGCCGTTCCTACTCCGGAACCGGCCCGATGA